Below is a genomic region from Prolixibacteraceae bacterium.
AGACATCTGTCGATGCAGATGTAGATCTAGTCGATAAATTAAGCTTCTGCAGTATCTGCGTTCGCTTCAGCTTCAGGTGCAGCCTCTGCTTGCGCAGCAGCAGCAGCTTCAGCAGCAGCATCTGCTTTTCTCTTCGCCAACTCTTGTGTGCGAGCTTCTTTGATTTCAGCTTCTTTAGCTAGTTTTTCAGCTTTCACTGAATCTTTAGCTGCAGTAAGAGCATCTTTGCCTGCTTGTTGCTTAGCTGTTTTAGCTAATTTCCAAGCTTCAAATTTTGCTTCTGCTGCTGCTTCATCAAATGCTCCTTTTTTCACACCACCAAGAACGTGTTTCTTGAAAAGAACTCCCTCTTCAGAAAGGATTGATCTTGCAGTGTCAGTTGGTTGAGCTCCTTTTAGCATCCAGTTTAGAGCTTTGTCAAAATCAAGCTCGATGGTAGCAGGATTAGTGTTTGGATTATATGATCCAATTCTTTCAATGTACTTACCATCACGTGGTGCCCTGCTATTAGCTACAACAATGTAGTAATAGGCATTTCTTTTACGACCGTGTCGTGCTAAACGAATTTTAACTGGCATAATGAAAAATGCTTAATAATAATAAACTAATTAATTTGCGATGCAAAGGTAGTACATTTTCCTAAAATTATGCCATTATTATCTCTTTATTGCGTTAAAAAACAATATTATAAAGGCTGAATATTTGATTTTTATTCTTGGAAATCAATGGGCTGACATTAAATTTGTATTTTTGCATTACAGATGGGAAAATATTGAGAATGGACCAAAACAACAATAATATGAAACAAACCTTGGAGACTTTAGTGATATTCATCGCTTTAATGATGCTTAATTCATGTACTTCTTCTTCCTCTCTAGATTGGGACGTAGATGTATATACAAAAATACGTAAAGATGGAAATGATACACTATACGCTCTAACTGCTTATGCTTATTCTTATCAGAATATAGCCAATGTGACATTGGATGTTCCTGCATATACCAATGAGGAGGACGAATATATTCAATCTAAGACATTGTTAATGTCGAAATTCGTAGGACAGGATAAGTCATGGATTCTTCCTACCAATAATGGCTCATATGTGAAAGAGTTTCCGGTAATAGGGACTTATCAATTTTCAGCAACGAATGTGGATGATAGTAGCTCGGGAGTAAAAGAGAATACTCTGGGACAATCTATTGTGCTCCCAACAGAAATATATACCATTGTATATGATGCTGAAAACAACAGTTATAAGCTAACGTGGAATTGGATGACAAGTGCTGCGAACTATAGAGCCTATGTCTATAAAGGAGATGTGATGCTAAGTCAATCTTCTCTCTCGAGGGATCCAAATGGAGTAATAACACTTACGGATGGTAAAGGCTATAACAATGTAGAGGTCAATAATGGAGATGCTGTCATGTTTGAGATCGTAGGGAATGTCTATGAAAGTGCTTCCTCTACAAGGCTTCAGTCTCAAGCATCCATGACCTACAATCTAAACTGGGGGGAAAGTTATACCTCTCCATCAGCACCCGCCGCGTCGTCTTCTGCCGCTACCACATCTAGTGCACGATAGATCTCATCTATCTGGAATCCTCGTCCAGCAGCATATCGCATCAACTTTTGCTTCTCTTCCCATGGATTCACACTCTTTAGACTTCTACGTTTTTTAAGTAGTAGTCTAACGAGTTGTTCATTATATTGCTCTTTATCCATCTCTTCCCACACCATTTGGAACAGATCTGAAGAGATGTGCTTCTGCTGTAGGTTAAACCACACCTTCTGTTTTCCCCACCCATTAAATGTGAGTTTATCTTTTACATAGTAGCGCACAAAACGCTCTTGATCGATAAATTTCTCTTCAAGCAGGCGTTCAATAATGGCATCTACGTCATCCTGATCCATTCCCCATTGATAGAGCTTCTTCTCAATATCAAAAACACACTTCTCTGCTTTGCTACATAAAGCAGCGACTCTCTGTAATGCTTGCTCTTTTGTATACACTCTCATTCCCATCTTACTTTACGGCTCTAACCATGCGATCATTACCCGATAAATCCTTTCGAAGAGTTACTTCTCTATAACCTAAATCGTTTAGTAGTGAAACCATCTCTTCTCCTAAATATTGATTGATCTCAAAAAATAGAGTGCCTCCATCATTTAAATTCGAAATCCCATACTTTCCAATCTCTCGATAAAAAATTAACGGGTCATCATTACTAACAAAAAGAGCCATATCTGGTTCGTGAAGCAATACATTATCTCGCATCTCATCTTTTTCCAAAGTACGGATATAAGGTGGATTACTAACGATAACATCCCATTTTCGATCGATCATATCTTGGGACAGCGCAAGAGCATTGTCTTCCAAAAACTCTACATCTACCTGTAGTAGTTCTGCATTTTGTTTGGCTACCTTTATAGCATCTAATGAGTAGTCAATCGCTGACAACAGGCTCTTTGGCAGGTGTTTCTTCAATGTTATAGGAATACAACCACTTCCAGTTCCAATATCTAAAATCTTCTTCCCATCCTCTGTTGTTGTTAAGATCCATTCGATAAGCTCCTCCGTCTCAGGTCTTGGGATAAGTACTGATGGGCTGACATGAAACGTGAATCCATAAAAATCAGCTTCTCCAACGATATACTGTAGTGGCTCGTTCT
It encodes:
- a CDS encoding 30S ribosomal protein S16, with amino-acid sequence MPVKIRLARHGRKRNAYYYIVVANSRAPRDGKYIERIGSYNPNTNPATIELDFDKALNWMLKGAQPTDTARSILSEEGVLFKKHVLGGVKKGAFDEAAAEAKFEAWKLAKTAKQQAGKDALTAAKDSVKAEKLAKEAEIKEARTQELAKRKADAAAEAAAAAQAEAAPEAEANADTAEA
- a CDS encoding RecX family transcriptional regulator, which encodes MRVYTKEQALQRVAALCSKAEKCVFDIEKKLYQWGMDQDDVDAIIERLLEEKFIDQERFVRYYVKDKLTFNGWGKQKVWFNLQQKHISSDLFQMVWEEMDKEQYNEQLVRLLLKKRRSLKSVNPWEEKQKLMRYAAGRGFQIDEIYRALDVVAAEDDAAGADGEV
- the prmC gene encoding peptide chain release factor N(5)-glutamine methyltransferase, whose product is MKEDFNSLQRSLTEHYDPQEAQGMMKLLAMHYLGITSLQWFTKDFGDVETERYQELVVAVDRLLQNEPLQYIVGEADFYGFTFHVSPSVLIPRPETEELIEWILTTTEDGKKILDIGTGSGCIPITLKKHLPKSLLSAIDYSLDAIKVAKQNAELLQVDVEFLEDNALALSQDMIDRKWDVIVSNPPYIRTLEKDEMRDNVLLHEPDMALFVSNDDPLIFYREIGKYGISNLNDGGTLFFEINQYLGEEMVSLLNDLGYREVTLRKDLSGNDRMVRAVK